In Necator americanus strain Aroian chromosome IV, whole genome shotgun sequence, the following proteins share a genomic window:
- a CDS encoding hypothetical protein (NECATOR_CHRIV.G15425.T2), translating to MPEEPSENDRPSRSSQESKTRGIRVRKVRTFGNLIRRIQSRRKNSSQSVSKEEVSAHAKSAPPNLSENARPEVQNRAKTESDGKDKKMANSDEIKASNVKKMTRQQKLTLSVEKLIQTSSGDENQGDYTTNITTADDTIYDKLKDPRICWSSMILEQGALYVMKLFRKVRRFKPPNVNAVAFKANHDKNRYTDIICNDNTRVVLRNHSCDYIHANWITSPKGTRFICTQGPMKNTLSDFWHMILQEDCRTIVMLCSLEEDNKSKCTKYYPDSASSPFTIDKTTVTLVDQNMSEKSGLMSSLWKVKHREREFELRHLQYTNWVDHLAPKDTHGVIELHRELSKSPEGRPIVVHCSAGVGRTCTLVGIELLLEQANKLNSTSGVTLVKKMRESRMGAVQKSIQFLFMHYVVLDVFCQDGLIRSDDRRLLSFREVYGQLLDTANKLRLESKNNKVHHNKKPSKKSSEKIVEKKEAGLAKAEPKDKVLVKQKRYWGAQHQPKLDLASLKNEKCRKKYRQRVSINIGLRTIKRVDDPDSFTKCIRDAAKKTLPEKRLRRRLRRQLKRDRKKDWASKAKEFEKA from the exons ATGCCAGAAGAACCG agcgaAAACGATCGCCCATCCAGAAGTTCACAAGAATC AAAAACACGTGGCATTCGTGTTAGAAAAGTCAGGACATTCGGGAACTTGATCCGTCGTATACaatcaaggagaaaaaactcttCACAAAGTGTTTCGAAAGAGGAAGTGTCTGCACACGCCAAATCAGCGCCACCCAATTTGAGTGAGAACGCACGACCTGAAGTACAAAATCGG GCTAAGACAGAGTCGGACGGGAAGGATAAGAAAATGGCTAATTCTGATGAGATCAAAGCATcgaatgtgaagaaaatgacTCGCCAG caGAAGTTGACATTATCTGTGGAAAAACTTATTCAAACTAGCAGTGGCGACGAAAATCAAG gtGATTATACAACTAATATCACTACAGCAGATGACACCATATATGATAAATTAAAAGATCCTCGCATATGCTGGAGCAGCATGATACTCGAACAG GGAGCATTGTATGTCATGAAATTGTTCAGAAAGGTTCGCCGATTTAAACCACCAAATGTCAATGCTGTTGCTTTCAAAGCAAATCACGACAAGAATAG ATATACCGATATAATATGTAATGATAACACTCGTGTCGTACTTCGGAATCATTCATGCGATTACATTCACGCAAATTGGATTACAAGCCCCAAGGGGACTAGATTTATATGTACACAG GGTCCAATGAAGAACACATTGTCAGATTTTTGGCATATGATCTTGCAAGAGGACTGTCGTACTATAGTAATGTTGTGTTCTTTAGAAGAAG ATAACAAAAGCAAATGTACTAAGTATTATCCGGATAGCGCTTCCTCACCGTTTACTATCGACAAAACCACTGTAACATTGGTGGATCAAAATATGTCGGAAAAGTCGGGCTTGATGTCATCTCTCTGGAAAGTCAAACACAG AGAACGTGAATTCGAACTACGTCACCTGCAGTACACGAATTGGGTAGATCATTTAGCTCCAAAAGACACACACGGAGTGATAGAACTTCATCGAGAGCTCAGTAAGAGTCCAGAAGGTCGTCCAATCGTCGTTCACTGTTCGGCTGGTGTCGGTCGAACATGCACACTTGTAG GAATTGAGCTTTTACTTGAACAAGCAAATAAGCTAAATTCCACTTCTGGCGTAACGCTAGTTAAAAAGATGCGGGAATCAAGAATGGGAGCTGTGCAAAAGTCCatacaatttcttttcatgcaCTATGTGGTACTGGATGTATTTTGTCAG GATGGCCTGATCCGCAGTGATGACCGCCGACTGCTTTCATTCCGTGAAGTTTACGGTCAATTGCTTGATACTGCTAACAAATTACGGTTAGAGAGCAAAAATAACAAGGTGCACCACAACAAGAAACCCAGCAAGAAGAGCAGTGAGAAAAtagtcgaaaaaaaggaagctgGTCTCGCAAAGGCAGAgccaaaggataaagtattaGTGAAACAA AAAAGGTATTGGGGAGCTCAACATCAACCGAAGCTCGACTTGGCAAGTCTGAAGAACGAGAAATGCAGGAAGAAGTACCGCCAACGAGTGTCGATCAATATTGGATTGCGGACCATAAAGAGAGTGGACGACCCTGACTCTTTCACTAAATGCATTCgggacgctgcaaagaaaacgctaCCG gagaagcgtctgagaaggaggTTGCGTCGTCAGCTGAAACGTGATCGTAAGAAGGATTGGGCGTCAaaagcgaaggagtttgagaaggcgtga
- a CDS encoding hypothetical protein (NECATOR_CHRIV.G15425.T1): protein MPEEPSENDRPSRSSQESKTRGIRVRKVRTFGNLIRRIQSRRKNSSQSVSKEEVSAHAKSAPPNLSENARPEVQNRAKTESDGKDKKMANSDEIKASNVKKMTRQQKLTLSVEKLIQTSSGDENQGDYTTNITTADDTIYDKLKDPRICWSSMILEQGALYVMKLFRKVRRFKPPNVNAVAFKANHDKNRYTDIICNDNTRVVLRNHSCDYIHANWITSPKGTRFICTQGPMKNTLSDFWHMILQEDCRTIVMLCSLEEDNKSKCTKYYPDSASSPFTIDKTTVTLVDQNMSEKSGLMSSLWKVKHREREFELRHLQYTNWVDHLAPKDTHGVIELHRELSKSPEGRPIVVHCSAGVGRTCTLVGIELLLEQANKLNSTSGVTLVKKMRESRMGAVQKSIQFLFMHYVVLDVFCQDGLIRSDDRRLLSFREVYGQLLDTANKLRLESKNNKVHHNKKPSKKSSEKIVEKKEAGLAKAEPKDKVLVKQVS from the exons ATGCCAGAAGAACCG agcgaAAACGATCGCCCATCCAGAAGTTCACAAGAATC AAAAACACGTGGCATTCGTGTTAGAAAAGTCAGGACATTCGGGAACTTGATCCGTCGTATACaatcaaggagaaaaaactcttCACAAAGTGTTTCGAAAGAGGAAGTGTCTGCACACGCCAAATCAGCGCCACCCAATTTGAGTGAGAACGCACGACCTGAAGTACAAAATCGG GCTAAGACAGAGTCGGACGGGAAGGATAAGAAAATGGCTAATTCTGATGAGATCAAAGCATcgaatgtgaagaaaatgacTCGCCAG caGAAGTTGACATTATCTGTGGAAAAACTTATTCAAACTAGCAGTGGCGACGAAAATCAAG gtGATTATACAACTAATATCACTACAGCAGATGACACCATATATGATAAATTAAAAGATCCTCGCATATGCTGGAGCAGCATGATACTCGAACAG GGAGCATTGTATGTCATGAAATTGTTCAGAAAGGTTCGCCGATTTAAACCACCAAATGTCAATGCTGTTGCTTTCAAAGCAAATCACGACAAGAATAG ATATACCGATATAATATGTAATGATAACACTCGTGTCGTACTTCGGAATCATTCATGCGATTACATTCACGCAAATTGGATTACAAGCCCCAAGGGGACTAGATTTATATGTACACAG GGTCCAATGAAGAACACATTGTCAGATTTTTGGCATATGATCTTGCAAGAGGACTGTCGTACTATAGTAATGTTGTGTTCTTTAGAAGAAG ATAACAAAAGCAAATGTACTAAGTATTATCCGGATAGCGCTTCCTCACCGTTTACTATCGACAAAACCACTGTAACATTGGTGGATCAAAATATGTCGGAAAAGTCGGGCTTGATGTCATCTCTCTGGAAAGTCAAACACAG AGAACGTGAATTCGAACTACGTCACCTGCAGTACACGAATTGGGTAGATCATTTAGCTCCAAAAGACACACACGGAGTGATAGAACTTCATCGAGAGCTCAGTAAGAGTCCAGAAGGTCGTCCAATCGTCGTTCACTGTTCGGCTGGTGTCGGTCGAACATGCACACTTGTAG GAATTGAGCTTTTACTTGAACAAGCAAATAAGCTAAATTCCACTTCTGGCGTAACGCTAGTTAAAAAGATGCGGGAATCAAGAATGGGAGCTGTGCAAAAGTCCatacaatttcttttcatgcaCTATGTGGTACTGGATGTATTTTGTCAG GATGGCCTGATCCGCAGTGATGACCGCCGACTGCTTTCATTCCGTGAAGTTTACGGTCAATTGCTTGATACTGCTAACAAATTACGGTTAGAGAGCAAAAATAACAAGGTGCACCACAACAAGAAACCCAGCAAGAAGAGCAGTGAGAAAAtagtcgaaaaaaaggaagctgGTCTCGCAAAGGCAGAgccaaaggataaagtattaGTGAAACAAGTCAGTTGA